The Halosimplex litoreum genome has a window encoding:
- a CDS encoding molecular chaperone TorD family protein, which translates to MSDAEPTDDATAEYRAAGDEGTSERDRRAVGDEPPADADPDAAARGGLYALAARALTEPDERLHEALESGALDRECRRLLDRTTLDVEPPDLTTDDDRETVCARFNDLFVLGHTTVEDRTDGSIDAEGPSVSLYESGYRPEASWNDVNLDLARAYDYFGVEVDEQRRENHDHYRLELEFAGYLCRREAAVDPDAARARLDFLDRHLAVLSEGVADALDGEPGTGYYGELADFCRRLVAADTDDLADRLEGSDP; encoded by the coding sequence GTGAGCGACGCCGAACCCACCGACGACGCGACGGCCGAATACCGCGCGGCCGGCGACGAGGGGACCTCCGAGCGCGACCGCCGGGCCGTCGGCGACGAGCCGCCGGCCGACGCCGACCCCGACGCCGCGGCCCGGGGCGGGCTGTACGCGCTTGCCGCGCGAGCGCTGACCGAACCGGACGAACGGCTCCACGAGGCGCTCGAATCCGGCGCGCTCGACCGGGAGTGTCGGCGCCTGCTCGACCGGACGACGCTCGACGTCGAGCCGCCCGACCTGACCACCGACGACGACCGCGAGACGGTGTGTGCCCGGTTCAACGACCTGTTCGTGCTCGGCCACACGACCGTCGAGGACCGCACCGACGGCAGTATCGACGCGGAGGGCCCGAGCGTGTCGCTGTACGAGTCTGGATATCGGCCCGAGGCGTCGTGGAACGACGTGAACCTCGACCTGGCACGGGCCTACGACTACTTCGGCGTCGAGGTCGACGAGCAACGCCGGGAGAACCACGACCACTACCGGCTGGAGCTGGAGTTCGCCGGCTACCTCTGTCGGCGCGAAGCGGCGGTCGACCCCGACGCCGCCCGCGCGCGGCTGGACTTCCTCGACCGGCACCTGGCGGTCCTCTCCGAGGGGGTCGCCGACGCCCTCGACGGCGAACCCGGAACGGGATACTACGGCGAACTCGCCGACTTCTGTCGGCGACTGGTCGCCGCCGACACCGACGACCTGGCCGACCGGCTGGAGGGGAGCGACCCGTGA
- a CDS encoding ethylbenzene dehydrogenase-related protein: MAPERRPSNSPDRSWLGVVALVVLAVVGAAVLPTLTSARPANEVPVGDVGANATDPTAESWTGVPSVELALASAPSGLPGASNVSTTTAQVRTATNDSHVFVRVSWPDATADRNASDLREFPDAVAVQLPENESARPPIAMGGTSNRVNVWYWTGTSRTEELLAGGAGTTTSFDRSAVDTEAVREDGEWHVAFTREAEMGGNRTDLSGERDVDVAVAVWNGSYGERAGRKAVSEWQYLAMGPGPQGPPYETILWTVAGLAVLFVSVVTIEGVRRTRGEPA, encoded by the coding sequence ATGGCGCCGGAGCGGCGGCCCTCGAACTCGCCGGACCGCTCCTGGCTCGGCGTCGTCGCACTGGTCGTCCTCGCGGTCGTCGGGGCGGCCGTGTTGCCGACGCTGACGAGCGCGCGGCCGGCTAACGAGGTGCCGGTCGGCGACGTGGGGGCGAACGCGACGGATCCGACGGCGGAGTCGTGGACGGGGGTGCCGAGCGTGGAACTGGCGCTGGCGAGCGCGCCGAGCGGGCTGCCGGGCGCGAGCAACGTCTCGACCACGACGGCGCAGGTCCGGACGGCGACCAACGACTCGCACGTGTTCGTCCGGGTCTCCTGGCCGGACGCGACGGCCGACCGCAACGCCAGCGACCTCCGCGAGTTCCCCGACGCGGTCGCCGTCCAGCTGCCCGAGAACGAGAGCGCCCGCCCGCCCATCGCGATGGGCGGGACGAGCAACCGCGTCAACGTCTGGTACTGGACCGGGACCAGCCGGACCGAGGAGCTGCTCGCCGGCGGCGCGGGGACCACCACCTCGTTCGACCGGTCGGCCGTCGACACCGAGGCGGTCCGCGAGGACGGCGAGTGGCACGTCGCGTTCACGCGCGAAGCCGAGATGGGCGGCAACCGCACCGATCTGTCGGGCGAACGGGACGTGGATGTCGCCGTCGCGGTGTGGAACGGTTCCTACGGCGAGCGCGCCGGTCGCAAGGCCGTCAGCGAGTGGCAGTACCTCGCGATGGGACCCGGTCCGCAGGGGCCGCCCTACGAGACCATCCTCTGGACGGTCGCCGGGCTCGCGGTCCTGTTCGTGTCGGTCGTGACCATCGAAGGCGTCCGCCGAACCCGAGGTGAGCCGGCGTGA
- the narH gene encoding nitrate reductase subunit beta, whose translation MSTDDAAQEDTNIDIADGIDHQVAMVMDLNKCIGCQTCTVACKTLWTEGGGRDYMYWNNVETKPGEGYPKNWEESGGGWKSDDHGERQPGEIPEKERYGGDWEFNHSEIMYDGSDEPLRPQNVDPEWGPNWDEDQGAGEYPNSYYFYLPRICNHCTHPSCVEACPRQALYKREEDGIVLVDQERCRGYRYCVEGCPYKKVYYNAAKKKSEKCIFCYPRIEGDGPDEEVHATACAEECPPQLRLVGYLDDEDGPIYKLVEEYEVALPLHPEFETVPNVYYIPPYAPPQHSEDGESIEGVDRIPREYLEELFGDRVNGALDTIERHRDRVSRGEDSELMEILQDKNPAQQYRLGVFD comes from the coding sequence GTGAGTACCGACGACGCCGCCCAGGAAGACACGAACATCGACATCGCGGACGGGATCGACCACCAGGTCGCGATGGTGATGGATCTGAACAAGTGCATCGGCTGTCAGACCTGCACGGTCGCGTGCAAGACCCTCTGGACGGAGGGCGGCGGCCGCGACTACATGTACTGGAACAACGTCGAGACCAAGCCCGGCGAGGGCTACCCGAAAAACTGGGAGGAGTCCGGCGGCGGCTGGAAATCGGACGACCACGGCGAGCGCCAGCCCGGCGAGATCCCCGAGAAGGAGCGCTACGGCGGCGACTGGGAGTTCAACCACTCGGAGATCATGTACGACGGCAGCGACGAGCCGCTGCGGCCGCAGAACGTCGACCCCGAGTGGGGCCCCAACTGGGACGAGGACCAGGGCGCCGGGGAGTACCCCAACAGCTACTACTTCTATCTCCCCAGGATCTGCAATCACTGCACCCACCCCTCCTGCGTCGAGGCCTGCCCGCGCCAGGCGCTGTACAAGCGCGAGGAGGACGGCATCGTCCTCGTCGACCAGGAGCGCTGTCGGGGCTACCGTTACTGCGTCGAGGGCTGTCCCTACAAGAAGGTGTACTACAACGCCGCCAAGAAGAAATCGGAGAAGTGCATCTTCTGCTACCCCCGCATCGAGGGCGACGGCCCGGACGAGGAGGTCCACGCCACCGCCTGCGCCGAGGAATGTCCGCCCCAGCTCCGGCTGGTCGGGTATCTCGACGACGAGGACGGTCCCATCTACAAGCTCGTCGAGGAGTACGAGGTGGCGCTGCCGTTGCATCCGGAGTTCGAGACGGTGCCGAACGTCTACTACATCCCGCCGTACGCGCCGCCCCAGCACTCGGAAGACGGCGAGAGCATCGAGGGGGTCGACCGCATCCCCCGGGAGTACCTCGAAGAGCTGTTCGGCGACCGCGTCAACGGGGCGCTCGACACGATCGAGCGCCATCGCGACCGGGTGAGTCGCGGCGAGGACAGCGAACTCATGGAGATACTTCAGGACAAGAACCCCGCACAGCAGTACCGGCTGGGGGTGTTCGACTGA
- a CDS encoding nitrate reductase subunit alpha yields the protein MTDDYSTDRDRADDPPTDSTDSEPTDGLAEGTADGAATDGGSDVDVSRRDFLKGVGAAGVAGAGATQTGLAQDFLQMTRLQVVNDPIGDYPYREWEDLYREEWDWDSKHRSTHSVNCTGSCSWNVYVKNGQVWREEQAGDYPTVDESLPDPNPRGCQKGACYTDYVNADQRIKYPMRRTGERGEGKWQRISWDEALTEIAEHVVDEVQAGRYDAISGFTPIPAMSPVSFASGSRLINLLGGVSHSFYDWYSDLPPGQPITWGTQTDNAESADWYNADYIIAWGSNINVTRIPDAKFFLDAGYNGTKRVGVFTDYSQTAIHTDEWVSPEGGTDTALALGMARTIVDEELYDEAHLKEQTDMPLLVREDTGKFLRASEVPGVGEGVDRPEKTFVMVDSEGSLRMAPGSLGDRDGQNDPDSSIELDFDPRLAVERDVDIAESADGDGADADSVAVRSVWLNLRDELAEYTPEFVAEETTVGEETYQRVAREFAEADKAKIIHGKGVNDWYHNDLGNRAIQLLVTLTGNLGEQGTGLDHYVGQEKIWTFHGWQTLSFPTGSVRGVPTTLWTYFHAGILDNTDDDTAAKIRESIDNDWMPVYPSEREDGSRPDPSTMFVWRGNYFNQAKGNVAVEEELWPKLDLVVDINFRMDSTALYSDIVLPAASHYEKYDLNMTDMHSYVHPFTPAVEPLGEARTDWQIFRDLAETIQEVATERGVEPIDDRKFDREIDLTTIYDDYVRDWESGEEGALAEDRAACEYILEHSEESNPEGTDEQITLDDTIDQPQRLLEAGSHWSSDVEDGEAYAPWKNYVQDKQAWPTFTGRQQYYVDHDWFLELGEELPTHKDGPANTGGSYPLSYSTPHSRWSIHSTWRDNETMLNLQRGEPTVFLNPEDAAERGIEDGDTVEVFNDLGSVEVQAKIYPSSEPGTVRHFFSWEKFQYPDRDNFNTLVPMYMKPTQLVQYPEDTGEHLYFFPNYWGPTGVNSDVRVDVRPADQGVDDAEGESSDESEEAAADLRLADGGGPPADGPVDDGGPDAAPGGDSA from the coding sequence ATGACCGACGACTACTCGACCGACCGCGACCGAGCCGACGACCCGCCGACCGACAGCACCGACAGCGAACCGACCGACGGCCTCGCCGAGGGAACCGCCGACGGAGCCGCGACGGACGGGGGTTCCGACGTGGACGTGTCCCGCCGGGACTTCCTCAAGGGCGTCGGCGCGGCCGGCGTCGCCGGCGCGGGCGCGACGCAGACGGGCCTCGCCCAGGACTTCCTCCAGATGACGCGGCTGCAGGTCGTCAACGATCCGATCGGCGACTACCCCTACCGGGAGTGGGAGGACCTCTATCGGGAAGAGTGGGACTGGGACTCCAAACACCGCTCGACCCACTCGGTCAACTGCACCGGGTCCTGCTCGTGGAACGTCTACGTCAAGAACGGCCAGGTGTGGCGCGAGGAGCAGGCCGGCGACTACCCAACCGTCGACGAGAGCCTGCCCGACCCGAACCCGCGGGGCTGTCAGAAGGGCGCCTGTTACACCGACTACGTCAACGCCGACCAGCGGATCAAGTACCCGATGCGCCGCACCGGCGAGCGCGGCGAGGGCAAGTGGCAGCGGATCAGCTGGGACGAGGCGCTGACGGAGATCGCCGAGCACGTCGTCGACGAGGTGCAGGCGGGCCGCTACGACGCCATCTCCGGGTTCACGCCGATCCCGGCCATGTCGCCGGTGAGCTTCGCCTCCGGCTCTCGGCTGATCAACCTCCTGGGCGGCGTCTCTCACAGCTTCTACGACTGGTACTCGGACCTGCCGCCAGGCCAGCCGATCACCTGGGGTACCCAGACGGACAACGCCGAGAGCGCCGACTGGTACAACGCCGACTACATCATCGCCTGGGGGTCGAACATCAACGTCACGCGCATCCCCGACGCGAAGTTCTTCCTCGACGCGGGGTACAACGGGACGAAACGCGTCGGCGTCTTCACCGACTACTCCCAGACGGCCATCCACACCGACGAGTGGGTCTCCCCGGAGGGCGGCACCGATACCGCACTCGCCCTCGGGATGGCACGGACCATCGTCGACGAGGAGCTGTACGACGAAGCGCACCTCAAAGAGCAGACCGACATGCCGCTGCTCGTCCGCGAGGACACCGGGAAGTTCCTCCGCGCGAGCGAGGTACCCGGCGTCGGCGAGGGCGTCGACCGACCCGAGAAGACCTTCGTGATGGTCGACAGCGAGGGGAGCCTGCGGATGGCGCCCGGATCGCTCGGGGATCGGGACGGCCAGAACGACCCCGACTCGTCGATCGAGCTCGACTTCGACCCCCGACTGGCGGTCGAGCGCGACGTCGACATCGCGGAGTCGGCGGACGGCGACGGCGCCGACGCCGACAGCGTCGCTGTGCGTTCGGTCTGGCTCAACCTCCGGGACGAACTCGCCGAGTACACGCCCGAGTTCGTGGCAGAGGAGACGACCGTCGGCGAGGAGACCTACCAGCGGGTCGCCCGCGAGTTCGCCGAGGCCGACAAGGCGAAGATCATCCACGGCAAGGGCGTCAACGACTGGTACCACAACGACCTCGGGAATCGGGCGATCCAGCTGCTCGTCACCCTTACGGGCAACCTCGGCGAGCAGGGCACCGGCCTCGACCACTACGTCGGCCAGGAGAAGATCTGGACGTTCCACGGCTGGCAGACCCTCTCGTTCCCGACCGGCAGCGTTCGCGGGGTCCCCACCACGCTGTGGACGTACTTCCACGCGGGCATCCTCGACAACACCGACGACGACACCGCCGCGAAGATCCGCGAGTCCATCGACAACGACTGGATGCCGGTCTACCCCTCCGAGCGCGAGGACGGCTCCCGCCCGGACCCCTCGACGATGTTCGTCTGGCGGGGCAACTACTTCAACCAGGCCAAGGGCAACGTCGCCGTCGAGGAGGAGCTGTGGCCGAAACTCGACCTCGTCGTGGACATCAACTTCCGGATGGATTCGACGGCGCTGTACTCGGACATCGTCCTCCCCGCGGCGAGTCACTACGAGAAGTACGACCTGAACATGACGGACATGCACAGCTACGTGCATCCGTTCACGCCCGCGGTCGAGCCGCTGGGCGAGGCCAGGACCGACTGGCAGATCTTCCGGGATCTGGCCGAGACGATCCAGGAAGTCGCGACCGAACGGGGCGTCGAGCCTATCGACGACCGGAAGTTCGACCGGGAGATCGACCTCACGACTATCTACGACGACTACGTGCGCGACTGGGAATCGGGGGAGGAAGGCGCCCTCGCCGAGGATCGGGCGGCCTGCGAGTACATCCTCGAACACTCCGAGGAGTCCAACCCCGAGGGGACCGACGAGCAGATCACGCTCGACGACACGATCGACCAGCCCCAGCGCCTGCTCGAAGCGGGGAGCCACTGGTCGTCGGACGTCGAGGACGGCGAGGCCTACGCCCCCTGGAAGAACTACGTGCAGGACAAACAGGCCTGGCCCACGTTCACCGGGCGCCAGCAGTACTACGTCGACCACGACTGGTTCCTCGAACTCGGCGAGGAGCTACCGACCCACAAGGACGGCCCGGCGAACACCGGCGGGAGCTACCCGCTGTCGTACAGCACGCCCCACAGCCGGTGGTCGATCCACTCGACCTGGCGCGACAACGAGACGATGCTCAACCTCCAGCGCGGCGAACCCACCGTCTTCCTCAACCCCGAGGACGCCGCCGAGCGGGGCATCGAGGACGGGGACACGGTCGAGGTGTTCAACGACCTGGGCAGCGTCGAGGTGCAGGCGAAGATCTACCCGTCCAGCGAACCGGGGACGGTTCGGCACTTCTTCTCCTGGGAGAAGTTCCAGTACCCCGACCGGGACAACTTCAACACGCTCGTCCCGATGTACATGAAGCCCACTCAGCTCGTCCAGTACCCCGAAGACACCGGCGAACACCTCTATTTCTTCCCCAACTACTGGGGGCCGACCGGCGTCAACTCCGACGTGCGCGTCGACGTGCGCCCGGCCGACCAGGGCGTAGACGACGCCGAAGGCGAATCGAGCGACGAGAGCGAGGAGGCGGCGGCCGACCTGCGGCTGGCCGACGGTGGCGGTCCGCCGGCGGACGGGCCAGTCGACGACGGTGGCCCGGACGCGGCGCCGGGAGGTGATTCGGCGTGA
- a CDS encoding cytochrome b, with the protein MATSDDGDGTGRLTRAYDWVDARLDLDSDREILGKAFPAEDSFLLGEVALFCFLVLVLTGTFLGFFFEPSTSEVEYQGSVERFQGQEVPEAFASVLNITYDVPFGMLLRRMHHWAAHLFIASMALHMLRVFFTGAYRNPREPNWLVGTGLAGLSMGAAYTGYALPFDEFASTATGIGYNLAKSIPLAGDALAKLVFGGSFPSSATIPRFYFLHVLVIPLAIAGLIGVHMLILMRQKHTEAEREGDVPGPAPPAEGAAASGGTAAADGGDGVAADGAGEGATPAGSGAATDGGVAGTVRAKVVGAVDRDDDGVIVGLPAFPNQAAVSAVVFFLTLATLSLLAGFLPVHNVAEYGPNDPAGTPALIMPDWFLMWVYGFLKLLPSWLAFHVPILGEVNAEFVGGILMPGLVFGAVAAWPFVDYYRDPEHFALNPLDRPKQTAVGVFGVTFIMVASVAGMNNIAADALGTSTGPVNAVLWWALVGWPTLCAAITYGLLRGDDADEPDGGDGSAAPADGPGASSADGDDAEGEE; encoded by the coding sequence ATGGCGACCAGCGACGACGGCGACGGGACCGGTCGCCTCACCCGCGCCTACGACTGGGTCGACGCCCGCCTCGACCTCGACTCCGACAGGGAGATCCTCGGCAAGGCGTTCCCCGCCGAGGACTCCTTCCTGCTCGGCGAGGTCGCCCTGTTCTGTTTCCTCGTGCTCGTGCTGACTGGCACGTTCCTCGGCTTCTTCTTCGAGCCCTCGACGAGCGAGGTCGAGTACCAGGGCAGCGTCGAGCGCTTCCAGGGCCAGGAGGTGCCCGAGGCGTTCGCGAGCGTCCTGAACATCACCTACGACGTGCCCTTCGGCATGCTCCTGCGCCGGATGCACCACTGGGCGGCCCACCTCTTCATCGCCTCCATGGCGTTGCACATGCTCAGGGTCTTCTTCACCGGCGCCTACCGCAACCCCCGCGAACCCAACTGGCTCGTCGGGACCGGACTGGCCGGCCTGTCGATGGGCGCCGCCTACACCGGCTACGCGCTGCCGTTCGACGAGTTCGCCAGCACCGCGACGGGGATCGGGTACAACCTCGCCAAATCGATCCCGCTCGCCGGCGACGCGCTCGCGAAGCTCGTCTTCGGTGGGTCGTTCCCGTCCTCGGCCACCATCCCCAGGTTCTACTTCCTGCACGTGCTCGTGATACCGCTGGCCATCGCGGGGCTGATCGGCGTCCACATGCTGATCCTGATGCGCCAGAAACACACCGAGGCCGAGCGCGAGGGCGACGTACCCGGCCCGGCCCCGCCGGCCGAAGGCGCGGCCGCGAGCGGTGGGACGGCCGCGGCCGACGGCGGTGACGGTGTGGCGGCCGACGGCGCCGGAGAGGGCGCGACCCCCGCCGGCAGCGGTGCCGCCACCGATGGCGGCGTCGCCGGGACGGTCCGCGCGAAAGTGGTCGGTGCCGTCGACCGCGACGACGACGGCGTCATCGTCGGCTTGCCCGCCTTCCCGAACCAGGCGGCGGTGAGCGCGGTCGTCTTCTTCCTGACGCTGGCGACCCTGTCGCTGTTGGCCGGGTTCCTCCCGGTCCACAACGTCGCCGAGTACGGCCCCAACGACCCCGCGGGCACGCCGGCGCTCATCATGCCCGACTGGTTCCTGATGTGGGTGTACGGCTTCCTGAAGCTGCTGCCGTCGTGGCTCGCGTTCCACGTCCCGATCCTCGGCGAGGTCAACGCCGAGTTCGTCGGCGGCATCCTCATGCCCGGGCTCGTGTTCGGGGCCGTCGCGGCGTGGCCGTTCGTCGACTACTACCGCGACCCCGAGCACTTCGCGTTGAACCCGCTCGACCGCCCGAAACAGACGGCTGTCGGCGTCTTCGGCGTCACGTTCATCATGGTCGCCTCCGTCGCGGGCATGAACAACATCGCCGCGGACGCGCTCGGAACCAGCACCGGCCCGGTCAACGCCGTGCTCTGGTGGGCGCTCGTCGGCTGGCCGACGCTCTGTGCCGCCATCACCTACGGCCTGCTGCGCGGCGACGACGCCGACGAGCCCGACGGCGGCGACGGTTCGGCCGCGCCGGCCGACGGACCTGGCGCGTCGAGTGCCGACGGTGACGACGCGGAGGGCGAGGAATGA
- a CDS encoding QcrA and Rieske domain-containing protein: MSDDCDTCDGCCGDEEPTRPSIYTDARAEMERRDYAKVLATMGGLTAVGSLAAPLMGLTRVFERGYSGPVYSDGVALVDGQGERVTEDTLAEGEQLTVFPEPRPGIADAPTLLVRYPEDAYGGETSMESTVGGYAAYSKVCTHAGCMVSDTEGETLVCPCHFGKFDPTSGASVVGGPPPRALPQLPLTLSSDGYLVATGDFEGPVGPGGE, from the coding sequence ATGAGCGACGACTGTGACACCTGTGACGGCTGCTGCGGCGACGAGGAACCGACCCGTCCGAGCATCTACACCGACGCTCGCGCCGAGATGGAGCGGCGGGACTACGCGAAGGTGCTGGCGACGATGGGCGGACTGACCGCCGTCGGCAGCCTCGCGGCGCCGCTGATGGGCCTGACCCGCGTCTTCGAGCGGGGCTACTCCGGCCCGGTCTACTCCGACGGCGTCGCGCTGGTCGACGGCCAGGGCGAGCGCGTGACCGAGGACACCCTCGCCGAGGGCGAACAGCTCACCGTCTTCCCCGAGCCCCGGCCGGGCATCGCGGACGCGCCGACGTTGCTCGTCCGCTACCCCGAGGACGCCTACGGCGGCGAGACGAGCATGGAGTCGACCGTCGGCGGCTACGCCGCCTACTCGAAGGTCTGCACGCACGCGGGCTGTATGGTCTCGGACACCGAGGGCGAGACGCTGGTCTGCCCGTGTCACTTCGGGAAGTTCGACCCGACCAGCGGCGCCTCGGTCGTCGGCGGCCCGCCGCCGCGGGCGCTCCCGCAACTCCCGCTCACGCTCTCCTCGGACGGCTATCTCGTCGCGACCGGGGACTTCGAGGGGCCGGTCGGCCCGGGGGGCGAGTGA